From the Thermovirga lienii DSM 17291 genome, one window contains:
- a CDS encoding Ornithine cyclodeaminase (PFAM: Ornithine cyclodeaminase/mu-crystallin family~COGs: COG2423 ornithine cyclodeaminase mu-crystallin homolog~InterPro IPR003462~KEGG: aco:Amico_1535 ornithine cyclodeaminase~PFAM: ornithine cyclodeaminase/mu-crystallin~PRIAM: Ornithine cyclodeaminase~SPTR: Ornithine cyclodeaminase), which translates to MSKRWEILYLSQEDCVKAGGTDMKGAMKATERSFFLHGKGDFIQPGKPVIRWGGPETEETLGRIMSMPSFLGGEKYKDELVSRGLLGPVNTAGIKFIPSRPWNPTKYGLPRASAIIIIVDPDTLIPQCVMDGAIVSAMRTGAASGVAAKYLARKDAEVMGLVGASVQGRTQLAAMKCALPTLKVCKVYDINAEASQKFKEAMSEVVGMEIVPVSSAEEAFRGSDVISTATMAREAYVKPEWYNKGAFHVEISFWDTPPSALTVFDKIFVDDWYQVKHHGVDVSYRAVRDGFITEDKICGNLGEVVVGSKKGRERDEEIIFFNPIGLGIHDLSEAFRVFQSAKEKGIGRMIPLWEDPNEWLNNLKV; encoded by the coding sequence ATGTCAAAAAGGTGGGAGATCCTTTATTTAAGTCAAGAGGATTGCGTAAAAGCCGGAGGAACGGACATGAAGGGTGCCATGAAAGCCACTGAAAGGTCCTTTTTCCTGCATGGCAAGGGAGACTTTATCCAGCCTGGGAAACCGGTTATAAGGTGGGGAGGTCCAGAGACGGAGGAGACCCTGGGCAGGATAATGTCCATGCCCTCCTTTCTTGGCGGTGAGAAGTATAAAGATGAACTCGTTTCAAGGGGTCTATTGGGCCCAGTGAACACTGCGGGGATCAAGTTTATCCCCAGTAGGCCGTGGAATCCCACTAAATACGGGTTGCCTCGAGCTAGCGCAATAATCATTATAGTTGATCCGGATACACTGATTCCTCAATGCGTGATGGATGGAGCCATAGTAAGTGCCATGAGGACTGGGGCAGCTTCCGGCGTCGCAGCAAAGTACCTTGCAAGAAAAGATGCAGAAGTTATGGGACTCGTTGGTGCAAGTGTTCAAGGTAGAACACAGCTGGCGGCGATGAAATGTGCACTGCCTACATTGAAAGTATGCAAGGTCTATGATATAAATGCTGAAGCATCCCAGAAATTCAAGGAAGCCATGTCCGAAGTTGTGGGTATGGAGATCGTTCCTGTTAGCAGCGCAGAAGAGGCCTTCAGAGGTTCCGACGTCATAAGCACCGCGACCATGGCAAGGGAAGCTTACGTGAAACCTGAGTGGTACAATAAAGGTGCATTCCACGTTGAAATTTCTTTTTGGGATACCCCTCCCTCGGCTTTGACAGTTTTTGACAAGATCTTTGTGGACGATTGGTATCAGGTAAAACACCATGGAGTAGATGTGTCTTACAGAGCAGTAAGAGATGGTTTTATAACAGAGGACAAAATATGTGGAAACCTTGGAGAGGTTGTGGTTGGCTCCAAGAAGGGACGGGAAAGGGACGAGGAAATCATCTTCTTCAATCCTATAGGCCTAGGGATTCACGATCTTTCAGAAGCTTTCAGGGTGTTCCAGTCCGCGAAGGAAAAGGGTATAGGTAGAATGATTCCCCTGTGGGAAGACCCCAACGAGTGGCTTAACAATCTGAAAGTGTAA
- a CDS encoding TRAP transporter solute receptor, TAXI family (PFAM: NMT1/THI5 like~TIGRFAM: TRAP transporter solute receptor, TAXI family~COGs: COG2358 TRAP-type uncharacterized transport system periplasmic component~InterPro IPR011852~KEGG: tai:Taci_0371 TRAP transporter solute receptor, TAXI family~SPTR: TRAP transporter solute receptor, TAXI family;~TIGRFAM: TRAP transporter solute receptor, TAXI family), with translation MKKKALMTVMALLLVGCFAFSAGAVEFVTIVTGSTGGTYYPVGTILANHFNQKLLKSGYKFSAQSSGGTTENLDMLKKSEAQMAIAMCNLTGFAYTGTNRYEGKPNPNLRYVIGLWPEVSQFVYAKSSGIKGWSDLKGKKIAVGPAASGTEFSTRTILKAVAGLTFDDITPEYLGYSEASQALQNGRIDAALLEAGYPTSAVTELYAGKTEVDMLIFDDEAKKKLFEAAPWYAPVTVPAGTYPKQDKDLPLVGVKCALLAHPDVKEEVVYNALKVIYEDREDLLKEHAVFYKVDFENPLAGLYGAPLHPGAVKFFKEKGLNIPEELLPPEMK, from the coding sequence GTGAAGAAAAAAGCTTTAATGACTGTCATGGCGCTGTTGTTAGTAGGGTGTTTTGCTTTCAGTGCAGGAGCAGTTGAGTTCGTCACCATCGTGACTGGCTCGACGGGAGGGACGTATTATCCGGTAGGTACCATACTGGCGAATCATTTTAACCAGAAGCTTTTAAAGAGCGGCTACAAGTTCTCGGCTCAAAGTTCCGGTGGGACCACAGAGAACCTTGACATGTTGAAGAAAAGCGAAGCCCAGATGGCCATAGCCATGTGTAACCTCACGGGATTCGCATACACCGGAACCAACAGATATGAGGGAAAACCCAATCCCAACCTCCGCTACGTCATAGGGTTGTGGCCTGAGGTGTCTCAGTTCGTATATGCAAAGTCCTCCGGAATCAAGGGATGGAGCGATCTCAAAGGAAAGAAGATAGCGGTAGGACCGGCTGCGTCAGGTACGGAGTTCAGCACCCGAACAATTCTCAAAGCTGTTGCAGGATTGACCTTTGACGATATAACCCCTGAGTACCTGGGATACAGCGAAGCTTCTCAGGCCTTGCAGAACGGTCGTATAGATGCAGCTCTCCTTGAGGCTGGATACCCCACGTCCGCGGTGACCGAACTTTATGCAGGTAAGACAGAAGTTGATATGCTCATTTTCGACGACGAGGCTAAAAAGAAGCTCTTTGAGGCTGCTCCTTGGTATGCTCCTGTAACCGTACCAGCAGGCACCTATCCTAAGCAGGACAAGGATCTTCCCTTGGTTGGCGTAAAGTGTGCCCTTCTAGCTCATCCCGACGTGAAAGAGGAAGTAGTGTATAACGCCCTCAAGGTCATATACGAGGATAGAGAGGATCTGCTTAAGGAGCACGCGGTCTTCTACAAGGTTGATTTCGAGAACCCCCTGGCAGGGCTTTATGGTGCCCCGCTGCATCCAGGAGCGGTCAAATTCTTCAAGGAGAAGGGCTTGAATATCCCCGAAGAGTTGCTTCCGCCTGAAATGAAATAA
- a CDS encoding TRAP transporter, 4TM/12TM fusion protein (PFAM: DctM-like transporters~TIGRFAM: TRAP transporter, 4TM/12TM fusion protein~COGs: COG4666 TRAP-type uncharacterized transport system fused permease components~InterPro IPR010656: IPR011853~KEGG: tai:Taci_0372 TRAP transporter, 4TM/12TM fusion protein~PFAM: TRAP C4-dicarboxylate transport system permease DctM subunit~SPTR: TRAP transporter, 4TM/12TM fusion protein;~TIGRFAM: TRAP transporter, 4TM/12TM fusion protein) codes for MEFIKKLIPKGEHIPTRQFAGKIGLIALILTVGTSLIHAWMNSFGLLMAIKMNAIHLGTVMAIVFLYYPATAKSPKDRPSVLDWIFAALALTGAFYILTQYDRILAAHLNVGIADLAMATVTMLLLIEASRRAVGLPLTILSIIFVLYTKFGPYFPGLFAHQGFSWERIIIRMGLTDEGIYGVSLMVSSTYVFMFILFGAFLAATKTSDFFNDFSLALAGKYRGGPAKVAVVASALMGSISGSAQANVATTGAITIPLMKRVGYAPHFAGAVEAAASTGGILMPPIMGAAAFIMSTFLGVPYAKIMLAGATPAILYYLAIMFMVDLRAKKRGLKGLSASEIPPLKETLLKRGHMMIPLGLIIYFLLAGYTPLFSAFLGLVSVIVLSFLRKETRMSLRDFINALDLGARSAAPVGIACGVVGFIVGSVGMTGVGQIVALNIIMFSGGKLWAALILCMFAALVLGMGLPATACYIITATIAAPALQQMGVTPIAAHFFAFYYGTMSAVVPPVALTSYTAAGLAGAKPMRVAIHGFGLALSGLLLPYLFVYNNALLLVDTTLKAYLFTVSMALVGVFSLSVGIIGMLKTNMPVWERVLFAVIGIGMVSPLGVYKLAGLVLFTGMVVQHYWRNKKILENPQPDTL; via the coding sequence ATGGAGTTCATCAAGAAGTTGATCCCTAAGGGAGAGCACATTCCAACTCGCCAATTTGCAGGGAAAATTGGCCTTATTGCCCTGATTTTGACCGTGGGTACATCTTTGATCCATGCATGGATGAATAGTTTTGGCCTTTTGATGGCCATAAAGATGAATGCCATACATTTAGGTACCGTCATGGCCATTGTCTTCCTATACTATCCAGCCACAGCCAAATCTCCCAAGGACAGGCCCAGTGTGCTGGACTGGATTTTTGCCGCTTTGGCCCTTACGGGGGCTTTTTACATTCTTACCCAGTACGACAGGATTTTGGCGGCTCACTTGAACGTTGGGATTGCCGATTTGGCCATGGCGACGGTGACCATGCTCTTGTTGATAGAGGCCAGTAGGAGGGCAGTTGGGCTTCCTTTGACCATATTGAGCATAATCTTTGTTTTATATACTAAGTTTGGTCCGTATTTCCCGGGACTTTTTGCCCATCAAGGTTTCAGCTGGGAGAGAATAATAATAAGAATGGGCCTAACTGACGAGGGTATCTACGGTGTCTCCCTGATGGTTTCCTCAACCTACGTTTTCATGTTCATCTTGTTCGGAGCGTTTCTTGCAGCCACCAAGACCAGCGACTTCTTCAACGATTTCTCTCTGGCGCTCGCCGGCAAATACAGAGGGGGGCCTGCTAAGGTGGCAGTGGTCGCCTCTGCTCTGATGGGCAGCATCTCAGGCAGTGCCCAAGCGAACGTGGCAACCACGGGGGCGATAACCATACCTTTGATGAAGCGAGTAGGGTATGCTCCCCATTTCGCAGGAGCAGTCGAGGCAGCAGCAAGCACCGGGGGTATTCTTATGCCTCCCATAATGGGAGCTGCTGCGTTCATCATGAGCACCTTTCTTGGGGTCCCTTACGCTAAGATAATGTTGGCAGGCGCAACTCCTGCAATACTTTATTATCTGGCCATAATGTTCATGGTGGATCTCAGAGCGAAGAAACGAGGGTTGAAGGGGCTGAGCGCCAGTGAAATTCCCCCGTTGAAGGAAACCCTTCTGAAGAGAGGGCACATGATGATTCCTCTTGGCCTCATAATATATTTCTTGCTTGCAGGATACACACCTCTGTTCTCAGCCTTTTTAGGGCTGGTGTCGGTCATAGTGTTGTCGTTCTTGCGCAAAGAGACAAGAATGTCACTGAGGGATTTCATAAACGCTCTTGATCTAGGAGCTCGTAGCGCAGCTCCAGTGGGGATAGCATGTGGAGTGGTAGGTTTTATAGTTGGCTCCGTTGGCATGACTGGAGTGGGCCAAATTGTGGCTCTTAACATAATAATGTTCTCCGGTGGTAAATTGTGGGCTGCTCTGATTTTGTGCATGTTTGCTGCTTTGGTGTTGGGAATGGGCCTTCCTGCAACGGCTTGTTACATAATAACGGCTACCATTGCTGCTCCAGCGCTCCAGCAGATGGGTGTGACTCCCATAGCTGCCCACTTCTTTGCTTTCTATTATGGCACTATGTCTGCTGTCGTACCGCCAGTTGCCCTTACCAGCTATACGGCAGCGGGGCTTGCGGGAGCCAAGCCAATGAGGGTTGCCATCCACGGGTTTGGTTTGGCCCTTTCGGGGTTACTTTTGCCGTACCTATTTGTTTACAACAACGCCCTGTTGTTAGTGGATACCACCTTGAAAGCGTACCTTTTTACTGTATCCATGGCTTTGGTTGGTGTGTTCTCGTTATCAGTGGGCATTATTGGTATGTTGAAGACAAACATGCCTGTATGGGAAAGGGTTCTTTTTGCTGTTATAGGCATAGGAATGGTAAGCCCCCTTGGAGTCTACAAACTCGCGGGGTTGGTGCTTTTTACGGGAATGGTCGTCCAGCACTATTGGAGAAATAAAAAGATTCTGGAAAATCCTCAACCTGATACTCTTTAG
- a CDS encoding hypothetical protein (KEGG: spu:591373 similar to terminal deoxynucleotidyltransferase~SPTR: Glutamate 5-kinase), with amino-acid sequence MAWVMSQSGKEIMNCVAFRIKRLEGYKKTFIEGQISNSDTFHILGEFNSEEEAISIFKELYKTLSSSESPSFDFSKQLPRT; translated from the coding sequence ATGGCATGGGTTATGAGTCAAAGTGGGAAAGAAATAATGAACTGCGTAGCATTCCGCATAAAACGCCTGGAAGGATACAAAAAAACGTTCATCGAGGGACAAATTAGTAACAGCGACACCTTCCATATATTGGGTGAATTCAATTCGGAAGAAGAAGCGATATCCATCTTTAAAGAGCTATACAAAACTCTTTCGTCCTCAGAAAGCCCTTCTTTCGACTTCTCCAAACAACTTCCTAGGACCTAA
- a CDS encoding hypothetical protein (KEGG: rcu:RCOM_1618130 hypothetical protein~SPTR: Putative uncharacterized protein), producing MHKKLLLMCITCLVFLLVAGAGFAAETSSCTVPEDMSLVIVSANWEFDIESGTVNGKAVVKNISDRTLTAPGVIVSFYDIEGKQLSQLPLRGPKAKLEPKSTSTVDIKVKLKEIPQTILMAPFEGLWST from the coding sequence ATGCACAAAAAGTTGCTACTTATGTGTATAACATGCCTGGTTTTCCTGCTGGTAGCAGGGGCAGGCTTCGCAGCTGAGACAAGCAGTTGTACGGTACCAGAGGACATGTCCTTGGTGATAGTGTCTGCCAATTGGGAGTTCGATATCGAAAGCGGCACTGTTAACGGCAAGGCCGTGGTCAAGAACATTTCAGATAGAACCCTTACGGCTCCCGGAGTGATCGTTAGTTTTTACGACATAGAAGGTAAACAGTTGAGCCAGCTTCCCTTGAGGGGCCCCAAGGCCAAGTTGGAGCCAAAAAGTACATCGACGGTTGATATCAAGGTTAAACTTAAAGAGATTCCCCAAACGATATTGATGGCTCCCTTCGAGGGCCTATGGTCCACCTGA
- a CDS encoding CoA-binding domain protein (PFAM: CoA binding domain~COGs: COG1832 CoA-binding protein~InterPro IPR003781~KEGG: aco:Amico_1533 CoA-binding domain protein~PFAM: CoA-binding domain protein~SPTR: Putative coenzyme A binding protein), protein MNMEEIIESYVCRPCKVAVIGASQKQDRPVFGVMEYLKGQNFDLYPVNPSIAGEEVLGFLCYSSLSEVPENVDVVCLFVSPRHQEPILEEIRKLPYKPVVWMQPGAENDEAERKLTEEGYTVVKGACIMMTHQVYCAGD, encoded by the coding sequence ATGAACATGGAAGAGATCATAGAGAGCTACGTGTGTCGTCCTTGCAAGGTTGCAGTAATAGGTGCTTCTCAGAAGCAGGATAGGCCGGTCTTTGGTGTTATGGAATACCTAAAGGGACAAAATTTTGACCTGTACCCCGTTAACCCCTCTATTGCGGGAGAAGAGGTGCTGGGCTTTCTGTGTTACTCCTCATTGAGTGAGGTCCCTGAAAATGTGGATGTGGTATGTCTTTTCGTATCTCCTAGACACCAGGAGCCAATCCTGGAGGAAATAAGAAAACTTCCTTACAAACCAGTGGTGTGGATGCAGCCGGGAGCCGAGAACGACGAGGCAGAAAGAAAATTGACAGAAGAAGGATATACGGTGGTAAAGGGTGCCTGCATAATGATGACCCATCAGGTCTACTGTGCAGGAGACTAA